From Actinoplanes oblitus, a single genomic window includes:
- a CDS encoding ABC transporter ATP-binding protein — protein sequence MTDVRVTPAAGAGSAGGSGSGGAEPLLRVENLSVTFRSPAGPVTAVRGISYDVRPGEVLGIVGESGSGKSVSSLAVMGLLPDTATITGSASFQGQQLLGLGDKQISRIRGSRLAMVFQDPLSALTPVYTVGDQIAETIRIHQNLGREAARERAVELLDLVGIPNPRQRAKGFPHEFSGGMRQRVMIAMAIANDPALIIADEPTTALDVTIQAQILEVLQTAREATGAAIVMITHDLGVIAGFADRMMVMYAGKVVETGVVETIYQRPRMPYTMGLLGSIPRLDMGERQRLTPIEGTPPSMVSLPVGCPFAPRCPMRIDICEQAEPDLLGVVTDGAGHLAACHRSEEIARKGLAGTDVFVTTAPPAATEAARLPRAERPVVLEVRDLVKEYPLTKGSVLRRKVGTLQAVAGISFDIREGETLGLVGESGCGKTTTIMEILELAKPTSGTIAVLGKETAGMTNKERFAIRRDLQVVFQDPMASLDPRLPISDILAEPMAAHGVPAAERERRVRELLQLVGLRPEHADRYPAKFSGGQRQRIGIARALALEPKLLVLDEPVSALDVSIQAGVINLLEKLKSELGLSYLFVAHDLSVVRHIADRVAVMYLGRIVEIGTSDQVFEAPEHPYTQALLSAIPLPDPVKERQRRRILLTGDLPSPANPPSGCRFRTRCPKFANELGDDQRQRCLDESPALTVRDAPATDHEVACHYAAPIKAI from the coding sequence GTGACCGACGTGAGGGTGACCCCGGCTGCCGGGGCGGGATCCGCCGGCGGCAGCGGATCGGGCGGTGCCGAGCCGTTGCTGCGGGTGGAGAACCTGTCGGTGACGTTCCGCAGCCCGGCCGGGCCGGTGACCGCCGTCCGGGGGATCAGCTACGACGTGCGCCCGGGTGAGGTGCTCGGCATCGTCGGTGAGTCCGGTTCCGGCAAGTCGGTCTCGTCACTGGCCGTGATGGGCCTGCTGCCGGACACCGCCACGATCACCGGCTCGGCGTCCTTCCAGGGCCAGCAGCTGCTCGGCCTCGGCGACAAGCAGATCTCCCGGATCCGCGGCAGCCGGCTGGCCATGGTGTTCCAGGACCCGCTCTCCGCGCTGACCCCGGTCTACACCGTCGGCGACCAGATCGCCGAGACGATCCGCATCCACCAGAACCTCGGGCGCGAGGCCGCCCGCGAGCGGGCTGTCGAGCTGCTCGACCTGGTCGGCATCCCGAACCCGCGGCAGCGGGCGAAGGGGTTCCCGCACGAGTTCTCCGGCGGCATGCGGCAGCGCGTCATGATCGCGATGGCCATCGCCAACGATCCGGCGCTGATCATCGCGGACGAGCCGACGACCGCGCTCGACGTGACCATCCAGGCGCAGATCCTGGAGGTGCTGCAGACCGCCCGGGAGGCGACCGGCGCGGCCATCGTCATGATCACCCACGACCTGGGGGTGATCGCCGGCTTCGCCGACCGGATGATGGTGATGTACGCCGGCAAGGTCGTCGAGACCGGCGTCGTCGAGACCATCTACCAGCGCCCGCGCATGCCGTACACGATGGGCCTGCTCGGGTCGATCCCCCGTCTCGACATGGGCGAGCGGCAGCGGCTGACGCCGATCGAGGGCACCCCGCCGTCGATGGTGAGCCTTCCGGTGGGCTGCCCGTTCGCTCCCCGCTGTCCGATGCGCATCGACATCTGCGAGCAGGCCGAGCCGGACCTGCTCGGCGTGGTCACCGACGGCGCCGGGCACCTGGCCGCCTGCCACCGCAGCGAGGAGATCGCCCGCAAGGGGCTGGCCGGCACCGATGTCTTCGTCACCACCGCGCCGCCGGCGGCGACCGAGGCGGCGCGGCTGCCCCGCGCGGAGCGTCCCGTCGTGCTGGAGGTACGCGACCTGGTCAAGGAGTACCCGCTGACCAAGGGCAGCGTGCTGCGGCGCAAGGTGGGCACGCTGCAGGCCGTCGCCGGGATCAGCTTCGACATCCGCGAGGGTGAGACGCTGGGCCTGGTCGGCGAGTCCGGCTGCGGCAAGACCACCACCATCATGGAGATTCTCGAGCTGGCCAAGCCGACGTCGGGCACCATCGCGGTGCTCGGCAAGGAGACCGCCGGGATGACGAACAAGGAGCGGTTCGCGATCCGGCGCGACCTGCAGGTGGTGTTCCAGGACCCGATGGCCTCGCTGGACCCCCGGCTGCCGATCAGCGACATCCTCGCCGAGCCGATGGCGGCTCACGGCGTGCCCGCCGCGGAGCGCGAGCGGCGGGTACGGGAGCTGCTGCAGCTGGTGGGGCTGCGCCCCGAGCACGCCGACCGGTACCCCGCCAAGTTCTCCGGCGGGCAGCGGCAGCGCATCGGCATCGCCCGGGCGCTGGCGTTGGAGCCGAAGTTGCTGGTGCTCGACGAGCCGGTCTCGGCGCTCGACGTCTCCATCCAGGCCGGCGTGATCAACCTGCTCGAGAAGCTCAAGTCCGAGCTGGGGCTCTCCTACCTGTTCGTGGCGCACGACCTGTCGGTGGTCCGGCACATCGCCGACCGGGTGGCGGTGATGTACCTCGGGCGGATCGTCGAGATCGGCACTTCCGATCAGGTCTTCGAGGCGCCGGAGCATCCCTACACCCAGGCGCTGCTGTCCGCGATCCCGCTGCCGGACCCGGTCAAGGAGCGGCAGCGCCGGCGGATCCTGCTCACCGGCGACCTGCCGAGCCCGGCGAACCCGCCCTCCGGTTGCCGGTTCCGCACCCGGTGCCCCAAGTTCGCCAACGAGCTCGGCGACGACCAGCGGCAGCGCTGTCTCGACGAGTCACCGGCGCTGACCGTCCGGGACGCCCCGGCCACGGATCACGAGGTGGCCTGCCACTACGCGGCACCCATCAAGGCGATCTAA
- a CDS encoding ABC transporter permease — protein MTVNTDSVVVGSVSTDPADSGPGRSASRNRMVLRRFLRQRLAVLGLVVVVLLIAVAYLGPLFYPWKYDQLDFQSFQAPPSPEHWFGTYQTGGDVFARTLRGLQKSLVIGLLGALLSTALAAVAGAFAGYFRGATDIVVRLVTDLMLVLPSFLIIAIFSTALRDGSWLLFIVLLAGFQWMITARVVRGMTQSLREREFVQAARFMGVPGWKIIVRHILPNMASLLIIDATVGVSSIILAEVGLSFFGFGVQPPDVSLGTLIAEGAGAALTNWWQFYFVSGVLVLLVLAVNLVGDGLRDALDPNSEIEGAK, from the coding sequence ATGACTGTCAACACCGACTCCGTCGTCGTCGGATCGGTAAGCACCGATCCCGCGGACAGTGGCCCGGGCCGCTCCGCTTCCCGCAACCGCATGGTGCTGCGGCGCTTCCTGCGCCAGCGGCTGGCCGTCCTGGGCCTCGTGGTGGTCGTCCTGCTGATCGCGGTGGCCTATCTCGGCCCGCTGTTCTACCCCTGGAAGTACGACCAGCTGGACTTCCAGTCGTTCCAGGCGCCGCCGAGCCCCGAGCACTGGTTCGGCACCTACCAGACCGGTGGCGACGTCTTCGCCCGTACCCTGCGTGGCCTGCAGAAGTCGCTGGTCATCGGCCTGCTCGGCGCGCTGCTGTCGACCGCGCTGGCCGCCGTGGCCGGCGCGTTCGCCGGCTACTTCCGCGGCGCCACCGACATCGTCGTCCGGCTGGTCACCGACCTGATGCTGGTGCTGCCCAGCTTCCTGATCATCGCGATCTTCTCGACCGCCCTGCGGGACGGGAGCTGGCTGCTGTTCATCGTGCTGCTGGCCGGCTTCCAGTGGATGATCACCGCACGGGTGGTCCGCGGGATGACGCAGTCGCTGCGGGAGCGGGAGTTCGTCCAGGCGGCCCGGTTCATGGGGGTGCCCGGCTGGAAGATCATCGTGCGGCACATCCTGCCGAACATGGCGTCGCTGCTGATCATCGACGCGACGGTCGGCGTCAGCAGCATCATCCTGGCCGAGGTCGGGCTCTCCTTCTTCGGCTTCGGCGTGCAGCCGCCGGACGTCTCGCTCGGCACCCTGATCGCCGAGGGCGCCGGTGCGGCGCTGACCAACTGGTGGCAGTTCTACTTCGTCTCGGGAGTCCTGGTGTTGCTCGTGCTCGCTGTCAACCTGGTCGGCGACGGCCTGCGTGACGCCCTGGACCCGAACTCCGAGATCGAGGGGGCGAAGTGA
- a CDS encoding ABC transporter permease, with protein sequence MGYLVLLAMVATVVAYLLAATQLHPRSRYEGRNPAPAEAVVDQRLTELNMNDKTPVIERFTTWAEGVAHGDLGKTVDGESVNSEMSRRMWVSLRLMLIGSILGTLLGVVAGAYGAIKQHRWSDQTLTVISFVLLSVPTVVLAVLVKSTGIWFNQATGNEATPLLFTTGEITPGLDTWSWAGIGDRVGHLILPTIVLAIGVNGFAFYSRYQRNSMLDVLGSDFLRTAQAKGMRRWSALTKHGLRTALIPMATFFSYQFALLFVGATFTEKIFGWHGMGEYFVDSITKNDINSTAGVTLFVAVLVLIAGLLSDVVYAALDPRVRAS encoded by the coding sequence GTGGGCTACTTAGTACTGCTCGCGATGGTCGCGACCGTCGTCGCGTACCTTCTGGCCGCTACGCAGCTCCACCCGCGGAGCAGGTACGAGGGGCGCAACCCGGCCCCGGCGGAGGCTGTCGTCGATCAGCGGCTCACCGAGCTCAACATGAACGACAAGACCCCGGTGATCGAGCGATTCACCACCTGGGCGGAGGGCGTCGCGCACGGCGATCTGGGCAAGACCGTCGACGGCGAATCGGTCAACTCGGAGATGAGCCGGCGGATGTGGGTCAGCCTGCGGCTGATGCTGATCGGCTCGATCCTCGGCACGCTGCTCGGCGTGGTGGCCGGGGCGTACGGCGCGATCAAGCAGCATCGATGGTCCGATCAGACGCTGACGGTCATCTCGTTCGTCCTGCTGTCGGTGCCCACTGTGGTGCTGGCCGTCCTGGTGAAGAGCACCGGCATCTGGTTCAACCAGGCGACGGGCAACGAGGCGACCCCGCTCCTGTTCACCACCGGTGAGATCACTCCCGGGCTGGACACCTGGTCCTGGGCCGGCATCGGCGACCGCGTCGGGCACCTGATCCTGCCGACCATCGTGCTGGCGATCGGCGTCAACGGGTTCGCCTTCTACAGCCGGTACCAGCGCAACTCGATGCTCGACGTGCTGGGCAGCGACTTCTTGCGTACCGCTCAGGCGAAGGGCATGCGGCGCTGGTCGGCGCTGACCAAACACGGGCTGCGGACCGCGCTGATCCCGATGGCGACGTTCTTCTCGTACCAGTTCGCGCTGCTCTTCGTGGGCGCCACCTTCACGGAGAAGATCTTCGGCTGGCACGGGATGGGTGAGTACTTCGTCGACTCCATCACCAAGAACGACATCAACTCGACGGCCGGCGTGACGCTCTTCGTCGCGGTGCTGGTCCTGATCGCAGGGTTGCTCTCCGATGTGGTCTACGCGGCGCTGGACCCGCGGGTCCGGGCGAGCTGA
- a CDS encoding sigma-70 family RNA polymerase sigma factor produces the protein MANRQPAVRADLEEIFRAAYPRVVAVAARVLGGRNEADDVAQEVFLAFGRSDVPAAEAIGWLSVAAAHTALNQLRSGRRRVSREEAARSESVSPDVADAVVVNDERRRVRAALARLPRKQAIALVLRHSGLSYAEVAAALDLSPASVGTTVRRAESALRKELNRHASPE, from the coding sequence GTGGCGAACAGACAGCCGGCGGTGCGGGCCGACCTCGAGGAGATCTTCCGCGCCGCCTACCCCCGGGTGGTCGCGGTCGCCGCCCGCGTCCTGGGCGGCAGGAACGAGGCCGACGACGTGGCGCAGGAGGTGTTCCTCGCCTTCGGCCGTTCCGATGTGCCGGCAGCGGAGGCGATCGGCTGGCTGTCGGTGGCGGCCGCGCACACCGCGCTGAACCAGCTTCGCTCCGGCCGCCGGCGCGTCTCCCGCGAGGAGGCAGCGCGATCAGAATCGGTCAGTCCCGATGTCGCGGACGCCGTGGTCGTCAACGACGAACGCCGCCGGGTCCGGGCCGCCCTCGCCCGGCTTCCCCGCAAACAGGCGATCGCCCTGGTCCTGCGGCACAGCGGCCTGAGCTACGCCGAAGTCGCCGCCGCTCTCGATCTCTCCCCGGCCAGCGTCGGCACCACGGTGCGACGCGCCGAATCCGCCCTCCGGAAGGAGTTGAACCGCCATGCGTCACCCGAGTGA
- a CDS encoding ABC transporter ATP-binding protein — MTGRPSAAVWASGLRKRYRRQVAVADVSLTVARGEVLALLGPNGAGKTTVIKMLLGLVRPDAGEVMLLGRPGRDRRSRARVGYLPELFRYQPWLTATEVLALHVRLAGLAVPAADRHDCLALVGLADRAGDRVGGFSKGMQQRLGLAVALVARPELVILDEPTSALDPLGRADVRDLVLSLKDRGVAVLLNSHLIGEVERVCDRVVILDRGRVAAAGTLAELLGQSELRLRLEDVGPLARDRLAAAGPVTHEGDRYVLALPTDPKPETVPDLVRDLVELGVRVHAVEPGRITLEERLLGILRTGNEDGDHR; from the coding sequence GTGACCGGCCGGCCGTCCGCCGCCGTCTGGGCCTCCGGACTGCGCAAACGGTACCGGCGACAGGTGGCTGTCGCGGACGTGTCGCTCACCGTGGCCCGCGGCGAGGTGCTCGCCCTGCTCGGCCCGAACGGCGCCGGCAAGACCACTGTCATCAAGATGCTGCTCGGGCTGGTCCGCCCGGACGCCGGCGAGGTCATGCTGCTCGGCCGGCCCGGGCGCGACCGGCGATCCCGGGCCCGGGTCGGCTACCTGCCCGAGCTCTTCCGGTACCAGCCGTGGCTGACCGCCACCGAGGTGCTGGCCCTGCACGTCCGGCTGGCCGGGCTCGCCGTCCCGGCCGCCGATCGGCACGACTGCCTGGCACTCGTCGGGCTCGCCGACCGGGCCGGCGACCGGGTGGGCGGGTTCTCCAAGGGCATGCAGCAGCGGCTCGGCCTGGCCGTCGCCCTGGTCGCCCGCCCCGAGCTGGTGATCCTCGACGAGCCGACCAGCGCGCTCGACCCGCTCGGCCGGGCCGACGTGCGCGACCTGGTCCTGTCGCTGAAGGACCGCGGGGTGGCGGTGCTGCTCAACTCGCACCTGATCGGCGAGGTGGAACGGGTCTGCGACCGGGTGGTGATCCTCGACCGGGGGCGGGTCGCGGCCGCCGGCACCCTCGCCGAACTGCTCGGGCAGAGCGAGCTGCGGTTGCGTCTGGAGGACGTGGGCCCGCTCGCCCGCGACCGCCTGGCGGCCGCCGGGCCGGTGACCCACGAGGGCGATCGGTACGTCCTGGCACTACCCACCGACCCCAAGCCGGAGACCGTCCCCGACCTGGTGCGCGACCTGGTCGAGCTGGGCGTGCGGGTGCACGCCGTGGAACCCGGCCGGATCACCCTGGAGGAACGGTTGCTCGGCATCCTGCGTACCGGAAATGAGGACGGTGACCACCGGTGA
- a CDS encoding ABC transporter permease, which yields MAALTLREAARRRVLRSLALLTLVLLALSAWGFSRIEAEFGDLTSGESKVIASIILNLVMFGLSLIAALGTAFLAGPTLAGETESGIALAMLARPVHRFAVLLGKWLGLAVFGSGFVAIAGLAQLLIVYATVGYWPPDPVTGLLFLAAQAITLLTLGLLLSTAISPMASGITAVGLFGATWIAGVVGMVGHALGNASVARVGTVSRVLLPTDGLWHGAMYALQDATVPAQLGPRFDAPPFLSQTGLTTLYVVWAALWVAVVLGLAAVVFQRRDL from the coding sequence ATGGCGGCCTTGACCCTGCGGGAAGCCGCGAGGCGGCGGGTCCTGCGGTCGCTCGCCCTGCTGACGCTGGTCCTGCTGGCGCTCAGCGCCTGGGGCTTCTCCCGGATCGAGGCCGAGTTCGGCGACCTGACCAGCGGCGAGTCGAAGGTCATCGCCTCGATCATCCTGAACCTGGTGATGTTCGGGCTGAGCCTGATCGCCGCGCTGGGCACCGCGTTCCTGGCCGGTCCGACGCTGGCCGGCGAGACCGAGTCCGGGATCGCGCTGGCGATGCTGGCCCGGCCGGTGCACCGGTTCGCGGTGCTGCTCGGCAAGTGGCTGGGCCTGGCCGTCTTCGGCAGCGGCTTCGTCGCGATCGCCGGCCTGGCGCAACTGCTGATCGTGTACGCCACCGTCGGCTACTGGCCACCCGACCCGGTCACCGGCCTGCTGTTCCTCGCCGCGCAGGCGATCACCCTGCTCACCCTGGGTCTGCTGCTGTCCACGGCGATCTCCCCGATGGCGTCCGGGATCACCGCCGTCGGCCTGTTCGGCGCCACCTGGATCGCCGGGGTGGTCGGCATGGTCGGGCACGCGCTCGGCAACGCGAGCGTGGCCCGGGTCGGCACCGTCTCCCGGGTGCTGCTGCCCACCGACGGCCTGTGGCACGGCGCCATGTACGCGTTGCAGGACGCCACCGTCCCGGCGCAGCTGGGACCGCGGTTCGACGCACCGCCGTTCCTCAGCCAGACCGGCCTCACCACGCTCTACGTCGTCTGGGCAGCGCTCTGGGTGGCGGTGGTGCTGGGGCTCGCGGCCGTCGTCTTCCAGCGCCGCGACCTGTGA
- a CDS encoding RidA family protein gives MALERTAINPWAWSAELGFNQGELVTGQNRTLYCSGQTAMDADGKPRHDGDPAAQLTLSLDNLEAVLAGAGMTLANLVRLTVYTTDVDQLFPHYGLLAARLGAAGVAPATTMLGVTRLAIPGQLVELEGTAVG, from the coding sequence ATGGCATTGGAACGTACGGCGATCAACCCGTGGGCATGGTCGGCGGAGCTGGGCTTCAACCAGGGTGAGCTGGTCACCGGCCAGAACCGGACCCTGTACTGCTCCGGACAGACCGCGATGGACGCCGACGGCAAGCCGCGGCACGACGGCGACCCGGCCGCCCAGCTGACCCTGAGCCTCGACAACCTGGAGGCGGTCCTCGCCGGGGCCGGCATGACGCTGGCCAACCTGGTCCGGCTGACCGTCTACACCACCGACGTCGACCAGCTGTTCCCGCACTACGGTCTGCTGGCGGCGCGGCTGGGCGCGGCCGGGGTGGCGCCGGCGACGACGATGCTCGGGGTGACCCGGCTGGCGATCCCGGGCCAGCTGGTCGAGCTGGAGGGGACCGCTGTCGGCTAG
- a CDS encoding VOC family protein — MRADRLVSLVLLLRQRGRLTADTLARELEVSTRTVLRDIEALSAAGVPVYAERGRHGGFALLPGFRTELTGLNHDEALALLTAGSGFGLGAALASARRKVADALPASHRATDRLLVEPETDLLSRRQVTEEVPAAPMAEVRRAVLAGRRLRVHYAAAGQEPRWRTVDPIGLVTVRGRGYLLATRGGEDRTYRLSRVLAAEALAVPAQRPDRVDLDRIWAERRARFLADGHLTVLVRVHPDRREDLLASAVAVRAEEPDPDGWLRLEVTFQDSWHAEWALWQLATQAEALSPPSLRTALAGRAAVLAARYAGFSVGPSEQDDGVGERREVGAVALRVDLTFDCVRAAELAAFWKVALGYVDEPPPAPFRTRDEWVASFGEPADDEGGGAWLHDPDGAGPRLVFLEVPEPKVAKNRLHIDVRVGRHGEPWPRILAKVAELRAIGGRVVATFDGHHVVMADPEGNEFCVAA; from the coding sequence ATGCGCGCCGATCGGCTGGTCTCGCTGGTGTTGCTGCTCCGGCAGCGCGGCCGGTTGACGGCGGACACCCTGGCCCGCGAGCTGGAGGTGTCCACCCGGACCGTGCTGCGTGACATCGAGGCGCTGTCCGCGGCCGGCGTCCCGGTCTACGCCGAGCGCGGCCGGCACGGCGGGTTCGCGCTGCTACCCGGCTTCCGGACCGAGCTGACCGGGCTGAACCACGACGAGGCCCTGGCGTTGCTGACCGCCGGATCGGGGTTCGGCCTCGGTGCCGCGCTCGCGTCGGCCCGGCGCAAGGTGGCCGACGCGCTGCCGGCGAGCCATCGGGCCACCGATCGCCTGCTGGTCGAGCCGGAGACGGACCTGCTCTCCCGCCGGCAGGTCACCGAGGAGGTGCCGGCCGCGCCGATGGCCGAGGTGCGGCGGGCGGTGCTCGCCGGGCGGCGGCTGCGCGTCCACTACGCGGCCGCCGGCCAGGAGCCGCGGTGGCGCACCGTCGACCCGATCGGCCTGGTCACCGTGCGCGGCCGGGGATATCTGCTGGCCACCCGGGGCGGCGAGGACCGCACCTACCGGCTGTCGCGGGTGCTGGCGGCCGAGGCGCTCGCCGTGCCCGCGCAACGCCCCGACCGGGTCGACCTGGACCGGATCTGGGCGGAGCGCCGCGCCCGGTTCCTCGCCGACGGCCACCTCACCGTGCTGGTCCGGGTGCACCCGGACCGGCGGGAGGATCTGCTGGCCAGCGCGGTGGCGGTCCGCGCCGAGGAGCCGGACCCGGACGGCTGGCTGCGGCTGGAGGTGACCTTCCAGGACTCCTGGCATGCGGAGTGGGCACTGTGGCAGCTCGCCACGCAGGCGGAGGCGCTGTCCCCGCCGTCGTTGCGTACCGCCCTGGCCGGTCGGGCGGCGGTGCTCGCCGCCCGCTACGCGGGGTTTTCTGTCGGACCCTCGGAGCAGGATGACGGGGTCGGCGAGAGGCGGGAGGTCGGTGCCGTGGCGTTGCGGGTGGATCTGACGTTCGACTGCGTACGAGCGGCCGAGCTGGCGGCGTTCTGGAAGGTCGCGCTGGGCTACGTGGACGAGCCGCCCCCGGCGCCGTTCCGGACCCGGGACGAGTGGGTGGCGTCGTTCGGGGAGCCGGCGGACGACGAGGGCGGGGGCGCCTGGTTGCACGATCCGGACGGCGCCGGGCCGCGGCTGGTGTTCCTCGAGGTCCCGGAGCCCAAGGTGGCAAAAAATCGGCTGCACATCGACGTCCGGGTGGGCAGGCACGGGGAGCCGTGGCCGCGCATCCTCGCCAAGGTCGCGGAGCTGCGGGCGATCGGCGGGCGGGTGGTGGCCACCTTCGACGGGCATCACGTGGTGATGGCCGACCCGGAGGGCAACGAGTTCTGCGTGGCGGCGTGA